The Candidatus Dependentiae bacterium genome segment AATAAATTTACCGAACTTCCCCATTTTATTTTCACTCTCGCTGATCTTAAGAAAATAAAATTAAACAATAACAACGTACGAAAAGCCCCTCATAGAAATGGCTTGAGATATTATCTCAACGGCAATGAAGCTCTTTGCGGCTCAGAATCACCTCAAATTACTCGTATTGCCATCGAAAAATAAGAAGCAAAATAATTTTTTCGGCTTTCTTTATTTACAGGTTATTTGAGCAAAACAACCTCCACCAAACTCAGGGCAAGACTCCACATCATTGCAGTGTACAACATATCTGTTTTGTGATACGTTTTGTGGAGCAAAATAAAACCATTTAAGGAGATTGTTTATGAAAAGTCGTGTACTCCCTTTTGCATTTTCACTATCAGTCTGCTTGGTCTCAAGCTCATGCGGGTCAGAAAAAGCTAAAGTCGAACAAGCTGCACCCGTTACCGCAGCCACAGAACAAAAAGATATTACAACCGAAATAGGAACAGAGCTTATCGAAGAAGCTCACGATGAAGTAGCTCTCAACGAAGTAGAAAGTATTGCTCAACAAGTAACAGGACAAGATCACACTATGGAATTTATCAAACTCGAATCAGGCTTACAGTATCGCGTACTTAACGAAGCAACAACCGATGCAAAAAAACCGGAAGCTGGACAACGCGTAACCGTTCACTACACCGGGTGGCTTGTTGATGAAAAAGGTAACAAAACTGACAAATTTGACAGTAGCTTAGACCGCGGTCAAAAGTTCACCTTCACCGTTGGTATTGGTCAAGTGATCAAGGGCTGGGATCAAGCTTTGCTTGATATGAAGATTGGCGAGAAGCGTGAAATTGTACTCCCTCCACATCTTGCTTACGGCAAGCATGGCGCTGGTGGAGCAATTCCTGGCAACGCAACATTGCTTTTCGAAGTAGAACTTTTTGACGCAGCGTAATAAACGCTTTACTCAAAGTTTTGGGACGCTCAATGCGTCCCTTTTTTTTGAACTCATAACTCAAAGAGAGATATATTTTTGATGTATCATAATAATTTTTTTTGTATCAGCTTATTACTCTGTTTTTTTATGATGAAAGATTGTATGTCTTTAAATCAAACAGCAACTCAACCTTCTTCCCTTCAAAAGCATATTGCATTTACTCTCCCTCTGGGAACATACCGTCATTATAAAGGCGATCTGTATGAAGTAATCGGCATAGGTCATCATACTGAAACCAACGAAGAGCTTGTGTTCTATCGCTGCAAATATTACACCAAAGAATTTGGAAATAATGCACTCTGGGCTCGTCCACTTGCAATGTTTTTAGAGACCATTGAAATAGAAGGCAAGCAAGTTCCCCGATTTCAATTTATTGCATAAGGATAATCATGAGCGATCAAAAAACGACTATTCAAGATCTAAAAAATAAGTTTAAAAAGTTTTCTCAAGACCGTAATTGGGAACAATTTCATACAGCGAAAAATCTAAGCATGTGCATTGCTGCTGAAGCTGCAGAACTTATGGAACACTTCATGTGGGTTACTGGCCAAGAAGCAACTCAAGAACTTGAGAAAAAACGGCAAGAAGTAGAACACGAAGTTGCTGACATCGCCTTTGGATTACTTCAATTTTGTAACATGCATAACATAGATCTAAGCTCAGCAATAGAGTCAAAACTTCAAGAACTTGAAGAACGATACACTATTGAGAAATCATATAACCGTTGGACTAAAATATCAAAGTAGCAAAAAATGTATCCAAAGGATTTTTATGAAAAAAAATTTTTTCTCACGATTAATCTTACCATTTGTATTGCTGATGCATGCTACAACCATCTTTGGAATGAAAAACTATGAAAAACCAGAATGTGATCTATGCAAAAAGGGCTTTTCTAACTACAATCGAAAAAATAATATCGATCATCTCATAAAAAAACACTTACAATGCCCTTGGTGTAACGCTCAA includes the following:
- a CDS encoding FKBP-type peptidyl-prolyl cis-trans isomerase encodes the protein MEFIKLESGLQYRVLNEATTDAKKPEAGQRVTVHYTGWLVDEKGNKTDKFDSSLDRGQKFTFTVGIGQVIKGWDQALLDMKIGEKREIVLPPHLAYGKHGAGGAIPGNATLLFEVELFDAA
- a CDS encoding DUF1653 domain-containing protein is translated as MSLNQTATQPSSLQKHIAFTLPLGTYRHYKGDLYEVIGIGHHTETNEELVFYRCKYYTKEFGNNALWARPLAMFLETIEIEGKQVPRFQFIA
- a CDS encoding nucleotide pyrophosphohydrolase, translating into MSDQKTTIQDLKNKFKKFSQDRNWEQFHTAKNLSMCIAAEAAELMEHFMWVTGQEATQELEKKRQEVEHEVADIAFGLLQFCNMHNIDLSSAIESKLQELEERYTIEKSYNRWTKISK